A region from the Anoplolepis gracilipes chromosome 2, ASM4749672v1, whole genome shotgun sequence genome encodes:
- the LOC140663178 gene encoding uncharacterized protein: MTDLYRNAHNFMKYIIRNKRSMNIHYWEDEYNINNNKYDDDGDIIMQFKETFAKHHTYSVLNFSTSDTAIVDNSLSEEMESMSMPIDSTNMMIINESAQSANVLNQIDNVNDLYLYGTPLLILFCFISIVINIKVLISTFWIKRPFSPTLNISLSLAVNSINKKALFEKKLLSKNHTEFLGADAFSSTVLGIGLIMNSFIPKGLGIKLKDMDCVLLVLEVVRLGGVIITVFHLTALAINHYLGILRPLHYLSMLTYRNTTILLILLWVLPISFFAVYFNLVEDDGFQSEGCKESVFLSHKQFRILFSSLFFGPFGLMVCIYVHIFHIVKKHQATRLRFCRAGSSVRGRTTEAMNNNCRQMARNVKAVHTTLYILGSFVIGWMPAVIVYMLVCDDCILQLNGISVHTTFFIYAVINGLIILKTLVNPIIYAARMHEIKIATRRMHNALCEWTMFAHFTTDRGINHRMYSSEESKQSQSKIDACRLFHNINVQKARNGNAYICTGYNTHKYDNTLV, encoded by the exons ATGCTCACAACTTCATGAAgtatattattcgaaataaacgATCTATGAATATTCATTATTGGGAAGatgaatataacattaataacaaCAAATATGATGATGATGGTGATATTATTATGCAGTTCAAGGAAACTTTTGCAAAACACCACACATATAGCGTGTTAAACTTTTCAACCTCTGACACTGCTATAGTTGATAATTCGTTGTCCGAGGAGATGGAATCTATGAGCATGCCAATAGACTCCACGAACATGATGATAATTAATGAATCAGCGCAAAGCGCGAATGTATTGAATCAAATCGACAATGTTAACGATCTATATCTGTATGGAACACCACTACTTATTCTCTTCTGTTTTATTTCGatagttataaatatcaaagttCTTATAAGCACATTTTGGATAAAACGCCCGTTCAGTCCGACGTTGAATATCAGTTTAAGCTTAGCAg ttaattctataaataaaaaagcacttttcgaaaaaaaattactatctaAAAATCATACTGAATTTTTAGGTGCAGATGCTTTTTCTAGCACTGTTCTAGGCATAGGACTAATCATGAATAGTTTCATACCCAAAGGTCTTGGAATTAAATTGAAAG ATATGGATTGTGTTTTATTGGTACTGGAAGTTGTGAGATTGGGAGGAGTGATAATTACTGTATTTCACCTAACGGCTTTAGCTATCAATCATTACTTAGGTATTCTCAGACCGCTTCACTATCTTTCGATGCTGACATACAG aaatactacaattttattgattctGCTGTGGGTGCTaccaatttcttttttcgcaGTATACTTTAATTTAGTTGAAGACGACGGTTTTCAATCTGAAGGATGCAAAGAAAGCGT atttctATCTCACAAGCAATTTCGAATATTGTTTAGTAGTCTTTTTTTTGGGCCCTTTGGTTTAATGGTCTGCATTTACGTACACATATTCCACATAGTAAAAAAACATCAAGCTACGAGACTACGTTTTTGTAGAGCAGGTTCCTCTGTTCGTGGAAGAACAACAGAAGCAATGAATAACAATTGTAGGCAAATGGCACGAAACGTTAAAGCTGTCCATACAACTTTATACATACTTG GAAGCTTCGTAATTGGCTGGATGCCTGCAGTAATAGTGTACATGTTGGTCTGTGATGACTgtatattgcaattaaatgGAATATCGGTGCATACTACTTTCTTCATTTACGCCGTAATTAATGGTCTTATTATTCTGAAGACTTTGGTCAATCCTATTATTTATGCAGCCAGAATGCATGAGATTAAG attgcCACAAGACGAATGCACAACGCTTTATGCGAATGGACAATGTTCGCCCATTTTACCACCGATCGAGGAATCAATCACAGAATGTATAGTAGCGAGGAGAGCAAACAATCACAATCAAAGATTGACGCTTGtcgattatttcataatataaacgTCCAAAAAGCGCGAAATGGAAACGCGTACATCTGTACGGGTTACAATACACACAAATACGACAACACGCTCGTGTAA